Proteins from one Portunus trituberculatus isolate SZX2019 chromosome 38, ASM1759143v1, whole genome shotgun sequence genomic window:
- the LOC123514916 gene encoding tigger transposable element-derived protein 1-like: MDTAKEIYKGVAAKWGIKQPPVFFASKGWFDRFLARRKIKNIKISEEAASADLDSARQYPEQLRHVIEDRQYTPDQIFNMDETNFYWKSMPCRTFISSRSAHVRGRNAIKERFTLLLAMNASGSCRLKPTVVHRAKCPRAYRGQDINKLNVHWLSSAKGYVSAKLGLDWLKNCFIPEVEEYCKRNNIRFNILLVLDNAPGHSRLLANVHPNVRVELLPPNTTSLIQPLDQEVISVVKAAFSRRQFRMMRAATEDATVLQKLVESESENEEEELVGDNESECHVLQYWKSFSVKAAVDLIVSCWNDVTPATINHAWHNLLKGMPEDRKVKVAGEPQTVAAEVEAAALEARHVPGSGFAETTDDDILEMLRPDSPSAQEMLNEDALCDEASPDENEETAGVEKKGLPISEIKKLLEYGLQIRHILE, encoded by the coding sequence ATGGATACAGCAAAGGAAATTTATAAAGGAGTGGCAGCAAAGTGGGGCATTAAACAACCACCAGTATTTTTTGCATCTAAAGGATGGTTTGACAGGTTCTTAGCTCGACGCAAGATAAAAAACATCAAGATTTCTGAAGAAGCTGCAAGTGCAGATTTGGATTCAGCCAGGCAATACCCAGAACAACTGCGTCATGTAATTGAGGACAGACAATACACTCCTGATCAAATTTTCAACATGGATGAGACCAACTTTTATTGGAAAAGTATGCCATGTCGCACATTTATTTCTTCAAGATCAGCCCATGTACGTGGAAGAAATGCAATTAAGGAACGCTTCACCTTACTACTGGCTATGAATGCTTCAGGAAGTTGCAGACTCAAGCCAACAGTTGTTCATCGTGCCAAATGTCCCAGAGCTTACAGGGGTCAAGATATCAACAAGTTAAATGTGCACTGGCTTAGTTCTGCAAAGGGATATGTGTCAGCCAAGCTTGGTCTTGACTGGCTGAAGAATTGTTTCATTCCTGAGGTCGAGGAATACTGCAAGAGAAATAACATCCGCTTCAACATTCTCCTTGTTTTGGATAATGCACCTGGCCACTCAAGACTCCTTGCAAATGTGCATCCCAATGTTCGGGTGGAGCTTTTGCCTCCTAACACCACATCACTAATACAACCACTTGATCAGGAAGTAATTTCAGTGGTTAAAGCTGCCTTTTCTCGCCGGCAGTTTCGAATGATGCGGGCAGCCACCGAAGATGCCACTGTTCTCCAGAAACTGGttgaaagtgaaagtgaaaatgaggaggaagagctagTGGGAGATAATGAATCAGAGTGCCATGTGCTACAATATTGGAAAAGTTTTAGTGTCAAGGCTGCTGTTGACTTAATAGTGTCGTGCTGGAATGACGTTACTCCTGCTACAATCAACCATGCGTGGCATAATCTGCTCAAGGGCATGCCTGAGGACAGGAAAGTAAAGGTAGCAGGCGAGCCACAAACAGTGGCGGCAGAGGTGGAGGCAGCTGCATTGGAGGCTCGTCATGTTCCTGGCTCTGGTTTTGCTGAAACTACCGACGACGACATCTTAGAAATGTTACGACCCGATTCACCCAGTGCACAAGAAATGTTGAATGAGGATGCCTTGTGTGATGAAGCCAGTCCtgatgagaatgaggagacaGCTGGTGTTGAAAAGAAAGGGCTGCCAATCAGTGAAATAAAGAAGCTGCTTGAATATGGCCTTCAAATTCGTCACATCTTGGAATAG